Within the Malus sylvestris chromosome 4, drMalSylv7.2, whole genome shotgun sequence genome, the region GCATATGGATTTTTTTAATGACCGTCTGTTTTACTGCTGTCTAGCCGTTGGATACAGCCTCGTCAAGGATGCAgacaagtgcttttggaaaatcCAAAGGATTGTGGAAGACTCTTACCGAGGGCAGCTGGATTGATGCATTTGATGGTCTCGGAATCTCCCTGTTGCTGACCGCGAACCCTGCAATTCAGGTAGTTGTCTTGGCATTTTTTATCTGAAATTACTGATTCTGTTCTCTACAATTTAAGTTTTACTGCATCTTATTACCTTCACTCAAAATATATTAAGATGATAATTGAGGTTGAAACTGAAAAGTGTTACGTACTTCAGTATACAGTGTTCGATCAGCTAAAACTCAGACTCCTGAAAAGGAAGAATAAAACGGGCAAGGATTCTTCTCCAGAAGCCCTTTCTGCCTTCACAGCATTTGTTTTAGGTGCAGTCTCAAAGACTGTTGCCACCGTTCTGACCTACCCTGCCATCAGGTACATAATTGCTCTCAAAACCATCTCATTTACAAGCTTGACCTATGGAATCAGTTGACATATGTACTTCCTGCAGGTGTAAGGTCATGATCCAAGCTGCTGACGAAGATGAtggaaaaaccaaaaacccccAGCCAAAGTCCAGCAAAACAATTCCAGCAGTTCTATGCGCTATATGGAAAAGGGAAGGGATTCTTGGCTTCTTCAAGGGATTGCATGCTCAGATCTTGAAGACCGTCCTGAGCTCGGCATTGCTTCTGATGATCAAGGAAAAGATCTCCGCCGCTACTTGGGTTCTTCTACTTTCAATCAGAAGGTCTCTATTGCTCACAAGGGGCAGACTAAAAAGTGCTTGATTGCAGTTGCGTCGACAGGAATTTGCAGAATTCACATGTAAATTAGGTGGGAGTCTTATCTGAATAGCTGAAACAGATGTACTCTTTGAATTCGGGGTACTAATTTTCGGATAGGAGCTCGTATTTTTTGTAATAAAGAGGTTTTGTTTGTTAGAGGAGAATGATGGTTCAGGCCTTGCTTCAAAGATGGTGGCCTTGTCAATCCGTTGGAGCTTAGTTCTTAGGGTGAAACTTTTATTCATAGAAATATTGATATATTATTACCCTAGTAAATGTGATTTATTATTAATACCCTAGTAAATGTGATTTGCTGATAGTAATTTGATTTGTGAATTCTGTTCAATAATGAGGTTGGTTGATAGAAATCCGAGAGATTTTCAGTGCGTCAAAAACATAAGGACATACACTATATGTCATTTTACAAAGTAGAAAGGCACTGGACAAAAACTTTTCTCTAATTTTATAATAACATATATTGTACCGTCGCATGTTCCGGATACGTCTCTAGAAATCCAGTTTTCAATCTATATGTTAACATGACAGCTACCATCAAACGTTGCTCAAATTTTAAGGTTTCTGAGATGGGTAATGTTATTGTTTATTAGTCAcctaattattttgtttaaaaaaaccAAGTGAAGATGGCATCTGAATAATGAGCCAAAAGCAAAAGGACATCAGAAATATctagtcttttaatttttttatacaagcgaTACTGAAGTCGGGAGAATTGAACTCACTAACAAAGAAATACAAATTAATAAGAATGTCTTAAAATTTCAACCTAAAAAGAAAGATGCGagaataaaaatatatacaagaaattcttacgaaaaatcatatttatttAAGTAGGATGAAACTCAATTTATTAAGAATATTTACTCATGTACCTGATATTGTGTGTACTAAAAACGGCTATATATGCAAATTGGAGGCGTTGTTATGTTGGCTAGGGCACTGTACCTCCCTTCAACACCCAATTTGAATCACTATCTTATAGTTTAGATTAGAATATTGCTTGAATCAAaagtaataaaaatttaaaatgagcTTGGGATCAGCTCAAGTTGCTAAAATCCCATGAAAAATGGGCAATTTCCTGCGCCGAAAAATCCTATGTTCGAATCTCGTTCCCTtgggtaccgtttggtacgtgagacgggacggaacggagtggGACGCGGTGTTCCGTCCcatgtttggtgcgcctaaaactggtggaacgcgctgttccacgagacgaattttgggtgaattttcgtttTGCCTCACCCCTGTAACGACTCATTctacatccgtggaacacaaaattataacctctctgtctccttcttcttcctccttgtttccatccgagggcatctttgctccctctccgttccgtcccgtcctgtcctgtcccattccgttccgtcccatcccatctgcataccaaacgataccttgATTCTCCCAAAATGATTGTGATAAGTCCAATCATGAGCTTTAGACCCAACAAAACAAGGGCAAGCCCAAACCTAatatccaattttttttaacaaataaggAGGAGTGtgcaataatataatttaaattcgtttttaatgaaaattgaaTCTGAGGCCACTTACtcacaaataaaaagaaatacaatTAGACCATATGtgattaaaatccaatttttgtttttatttattttcatatttcaCCTCACcaatttcatatttcatttgAGAAAAATACTGAGGAGGAAAATAAaagcaataaataaaaaaataaataaaaaccacgcGCTAGTCCATCTCCAGGTCGCTAAGACGAGAGATCTCATCTGAGCGAGAGAGCGGACAcaacgaggaagaagaagaagaataaacaGAGAGAGGGCAAGATGATGTCCGGAAATTATACCACCATTGACAACCAAAACGTCTCGGGATCTGTTCCTGCTGTAAGTTGAATATTCAATTTCTCAATTCCGTGAAAATTAcggatatatatatttatacatgtatatatgtatatatggtgAAATGGTGGCGGATTATTTTGCAGGCGGTTCCAGATCCAGGCCACCTCACCGTGAAATTCCAAGGTACGATTCGTGTTTCTACTTTTGAGTTCTGGAAATTAGTGATTGGTTTGTGGAATTTAAGTACCTTTTGTTTGGTTGGCgcgaaaattggaaggaaaataaTGCGAAACCAGATTAGATTTGGGATAATCAGCTGCAAATCATTGCGGCTTTGTGTTTTTAGCATTTTGTTAAGCTGTAGGGAATTGATGCAGGAATAGAATTAGAGAAATGGAATTCTAATTTTCTTGCATTATCTCAGCAATCAAACAGCTTTTGTTTAGGTTAAGTTTTCAACTGAAGTCTATATTGCTAAAGGGATTTATTGATTAGTATATTCAAAAGAATGAACTTCTAGTTAGTTGAGTTTAATGTAACTAACTTCCAGCTCAATGCTAGGTTTTAGGTTTCTAGCTTCAAGATCCtatctttttttcatttatgAAATACATGTTTTGTAAGTTCTGCAGATTCAACCCTTCAGACATTTCCTCCATCCGAGACACAAGGGAAGATCGCTCGTGGTGCCCTCCCTCCTAGTGATGCTGATGGTACACACAAGTTCTACTTTTACTAATGGAATTTGTGAATCATGTTTTGCTTTGATATGTGACTTTTCAGTGGATACAATCTTCAGATTGAACACCTAAAGGCTTTTAAACCTAAGTTTGAAGTGTTTGAGGTGATCATTGATCATGAAGGATGATAAAACTTCATGCTCTATCGTTGTAGTTCTTTAAGTATGGACCTATTTTTCAAGTGAGTCTAGATCTAATGGAAGAGAACTCTGTTCATTTgattatgcttttaaaacgCTAGCAATATGTTAATGATTAAGCGTATATGAATCAAGGAAGCAAATGTTTGGGAGGTTGACTAGTTGAATTTGATGAGATCAAAGTGCTCATGACGTTTGTGAGACTCGATTGGGTTAGATCGGCCATAGGGAAAAACAGATCTGCAGTAGTAGTAATAGTTTTTCGGTGTACCCTTGAAAGTCAACAAGAATCCAAAACAAATGTGGTTGAAGTTGTGATTTCGTTCTTTAAACTGCATCAGATGCTTTTGGTAATTTGACAAGCAAGATTGAAATCTGCTTCGCCTCCTCATTTTGTATATCTGGTATTACTATACCCAATAGTTGTTAAATGTAACATAAAAGTGAGTTTTATTATTCATACGAAGTGTTAAAACTACTGGCTGTAAATGTTCCAGAATATTGTTTGACTACTTTAAATTCTGTTTGCTATGACTGTCATTTGTTGTCGTGTCATACTATGGTCTAATATCCATGTTTTCTCTCACGATACAGACACATTTTCTAAACCTGTATCTGGTTCTGATGAACCCCAGCAAGGTGGTTGGCTACGGATATTCTCTGTAGCTTCTTACAAGCAATACTTTGATGTTGATACATCAGATGTTCTAGAGAGGATTAAAGATTCACTCCTTCCATTCAGTGGAACCTTCAATGAGAAAACATCTAACAGCCCTGATTTGTAAGTTTtcgtttggtaaactaaaattAGAATCATTATTCTTTAAATTAGAAAACATATTGAAAAATGTGTCTGAACTGTTCTATAATTAGTAGAATCATGCCAATTAACAAGTCAAGGTTTAACGGCATTTATGCACAGTGATGGTATAAGTGTAATCTGCAAATTCCGCTGATGCCGGATTTGCTACTGGCACCATACATGTACTTGTATTCAGTAACAATTTTAGTAATGTGAAACTTGGCTTCGGAACTGCATTGAATAAAATTCTCCACCGTATCTTGATGTTATATTTTTTATCATTCTATTTTAGATTTGCAATTGTTTATTCAGTAATAATATCTATATTGTGAGACACCTGTCGTCTGATCTTAACTTCAAATGCTGTGCAGGTATGGACCTTTCTGGATATGCACTACCCTTATATTTGTAGCAGCTGCCATTGGCACTTTTGTGACATATGTAGCACACAAGATGAAGAGTAAAGATTGGGAATATGACATTAATGTTGTCCAGTGGTCTGCAGGATTGTTCTATGGCTATGTCACTATTGTTCCTCTTGTACTGTATGTAATTCTCAAATACTTCTCGGCACCATCAGGTCTCGTTCAGCTGTTTTGTCTCTATGGCTACTCCCTGTTTGTCTTCATTCCAGCATTGGTAAGTCACTGGTTTTCGAACATAGTCCTTTCATTAAATCTATTGCCAAAAAGATGTTTTGGGTGTAGAAGATTCGAATTGAACCCTTTCTCGAAAGCTTATGCCTGTGGTCTCAAGCTATATCAAACGGTCTTTCGCTAGCTTTGTCATAATCCTGGAGAAGCTTTCCTACTGATTGCTAGTTCTAACAGTTTTAGAAACAAAATGTTTTAGTTAAGACTCAGTTTTGGCATCTTATTTATATATCCTTGTTTCATTACGGGCCAAGTTTTTAATAGGCACTAGTGCAGTTCTATAGTTGTGTTGCGAGTTTCTGTTTGAATGctgaaatacaaaaaatatctCCCATTGAGTTGGATGGTAATAGATAGCTGACATTCCTACTCTGTTTGGTTGCAGTGCCTCTCAGTTGTGCCGTTGGAAATTTTCAGATGGGTAATTGCAGGCGTAGCTGGGGTTATGTCTGCCACCTTTGTCGCAGTTAACCTTCGCGCCCACATCGTATCAGCAGGTGAAAGGTGGTTCTTGATTGTAGCCGGGATCTTTCTACTGCAGTTAGCTCTGTCTGTCGTCCTAAAACTCTATTTGTTCACCGTCACAGTGTAAGATTAAAACTGTGCCTTCGTAAAGAGGCATAAACGAAAGGTTGTAGATTACAGTGAGATGCTTTTGGTCCATTGACTTGTTACTGTTAGCTGAAGTATAATTGAACTGAAGAAACATCTTGTATTCATTCTTTCCGGCAATACAAATTCGTATGTATCAGAGTATGTGCTCGGCGGTCGATATTTCCGGTCTGGGTGAGCGGTCGACGTGAATTAGGGAGTGAACCTCCCTCATTTTACCATACAAATGATATGATAGATTTGAGTCTAAAAGTTGATGGATTTGGTTTAGTGAAGCTTCCAACAATCCAATGTATCATTTGACGAACAATTTGGGTGGGTTTTTGAGAGGTATGATTAACGGTATGAAGAACTAATAAGGGTGTTCTAATTCCAAACAAACCCGACCGATTTGGTCCGGTCCAATCCAATCCGATTTTGGTTGGTTCAATCAGTTAGCGGATCCCAACTTTTGAAACCGTCAAGATTGGATGGGATTGCGGATTTGGTTGTATAAACTCTCCtctccttaataataataaattgagaaggaaaaaaaaaatctttagcgttaattttgatttcacaattttcctttgtttttttcttttccacatTTACATATACCAAAATGTGTGATGGGACCATAGATTTAATGAGAATCGTTTCAAATTGACAAACACTTCTAAGAAGAATGTTACTTTTAGCTGTTGATATACAATTGATGCATTTATGAACTCTGCATATATCAACAGTCAAAATCAGCTCACATATACAATAGTCAAAATCAGCTCACGTGTGTTGTGCGAAACGACTGACGTTAGCACTGCTCTTAATGGTACATGTAAGTTATGTGTATTCGTGTGAGGAAAGGTGGCTCCTCAAATTTTCTTGTAGTTTCATGATTACCAAAAGGAATTTGGTGATTTCCTTGTCATTTTTTCTACAAACCACTGCCTAATAATCATCACACTAGACCAACTTTGGGAAAAGTCAACTAAATTAGCATCTCGTAATTAAGTCAATTAGTATGGTCTTGGCCTGTTCAGTTTAAATTAATCTACATTTCCATTCAAAAGTTCAATCAATGACATTGATTCCTGCTGCCTCAACTTAAATTCtaggaaaaaaagaaacattaaactaattttggtattttaaccaaaatggtCCATAATTTGGGCATAATTCCTCATTTTAGTTTCTGATATtaaaaatcgatagaagtgatcCGGAAGTTTGTCCACTGTTAATCATTTTGGTAATTCCTTGATtaatctttgttaaatgaaaaaGCAAGTGAGGGTTAATTGGACAAAAAAATACCGACAATATAATGGAGTTTTTtcacgaaatgaccaaaatgattgacgatGAGCAAACTCAAGGAcgacttctatcgattttaaatctcaacgaccaaaatgaggagttatgtcaatcttaatgatcattttg harbors:
- the LOC126619041 gene encoding uncharacterized protein LOC126619041 isoform X2; the encoded protein is MMSGNYTTIDNQNVSGSVPAAVPDPGHLTVKFQDTFSKPVSGSDEPQQGGWLRIFSVASYKQYFDVDTSDVLERIKDSLLPFSGTFNEKTSNSPDLYGPFWICTTLIFVAAAIGTFVTYVAHKMKSKDWEYDINVVQWSAGLFYGYVTIVPLVLYVILKYFSAPSGLVQLFCLYGYSLFVFIPALCLSVVPLEIFRWVIAGVAGVMSATFVAVNLRAHIVSAGERWFLIVAGIFLLQLALSVVLKLYLFTVTV
- the LOC126619041 gene encoding uncharacterized protein LOC126619041 isoform X1 codes for the protein MMSGNYTTIDNQNVSGSVPAAVPDPGHLTVKFQDSTLQTFPPSETQGKIARGALPPSDADDTFSKPVSGSDEPQQGGWLRIFSVASYKQYFDVDTSDVLERIKDSLLPFSGTFNEKTSNSPDLYGPFWICTTLIFVAAAIGTFVTYVAHKMKSKDWEYDINVVQWSAGLFYGYVTIVPLVLYVILKYFSAPSGLVQLFCLYGYSLFVFIPALCLSVVPLEIFRWVIAGVAGVMSATFVAVNLRAHIVSAGERWFLIVAGIFLLQLALSVVLKLYLFTVTV
- the LOC126619040 gene encoding peroxisomal adenine nucleotide carrier 1-like; the protein is MGLDLDLESISEATSGAVGSLVSTTLLYPLDTCKTRYQAEVRGNDRAKYRNLSDVFWEAISTRQVLSLYQGLETKNLQSFISQFIYFYGYSYFKRLYVETSGVKSIGTRANLVLAAAAGACTAIVTQPLDTASSRMQTSAFGKSKGLWKTLTEGSWIDAFDGLGISLLLTANPAIQYTVFDQLKLRLLKRKNKTGKDSSPEALSAFTAFVLGAVSKTVATVLTYPAIRCKVMIQAADEDDGKTKNPQPKSSKTIPAVLCAIWKREGILGFFKGLHAQILKTVLSSALLLMIKEKISAATWVLLLSIRRSLLLTRGRLKSA